A stretch of the Candidatus Jettenia sp. AMX2 genome encodes the following:
- a CDS encoding glycosyltransferase, which produces MKTHVSTRTNIPEITDENPRPLWSVMIPTYNCARYLRETLKSVLTQAPGPESMQIEVIDDHSFDDPASVVAELGGERVRFYQQPKNVGHIDNFATCLKRSRGKLIHLLHGDDYVLPGFYEKMAKTFLQCPDIGAAFCRHIFMDNHGHWQSISDLEQRESGILKNWLEKLASEQRIMTPSIVVKREVYETLGGFDQRLICSEDWEMWVRIAVHYPVWYETEPLAVYRMHPDSNTGRHVRTGEDMRYTCEAIDIFTAYLPDEIAYRVSRQAKETYAFSALEMAYSLFVRGDIPATFIQMREAIRLSSSFRVIRQIVKLLGTIGMSSMKKIIMGGKTHH; this is translated from the coding sequence ATGAAAACCCACGTTTCCACCCGTACCAATATTCCTGAAATTACCGATGAAAACCCGCGTCCTTTGTGGTCGGTGATGATTCCTACCTATAATTGCGCCCGATATCTGCGTGAAACGCTGAAAAGTGTATTAACACAGGCTCCCGGCCCAGAAAGTATGCAGATTGAAGTAATTGATGATCACTCTTTTGATGACCCTGCATCTGTAGTTGCAGAACTGGGAGGCGAACGCGTTCGTTTCTATCAGCAACCAAAAAACGTTGGTCATATTGATAATTTTGCTACTTGTTTAAAACGGTCGCGCGGTAAATTAATACATTTATTGCATGGTGATGATTATGTGCTCCCTGGTTTTTATGAGAAAATGGCAAAGACATTTCTTCAGTGTCCGGATATTGGTGCCGCTTTTTGCCGGCATATTTTTATGGATAATCATGGTCATTGGCAAAGTATCTCTGACTTAGAGCAGCGCGAAAGCGGCATTTTAAAAAACTGGTTAGAAAAACTGGCCAGTGAACAACGCATAATGACGCCATCCATTGTGGTGAAAAGGGAGGTTTATGAAACATTGGGAGGATTTGATCAGCGGCTGATTTGCAGTGAAGACTGGGAAATGTGGGTGCGGATTGCAGTCCATTATCCAGTTTGGTATGAAACAGAACCTCTAGCCGTTTATCGGATGCACCCGGACTCTAATACAGGCCGTCACGTCCGCACCGGTGAAGATATGCGCTATACCTGTGAGGCGATTGATATATTTACTGCATATTTACCCGATGAAATTGCTTATCGGGTCTCCCGTCAGGCGAAAGAAACCTATGCCTTTTCCGCCCTGGAAATGGCATATTCGTTGTTTGTTCGGGGAGATATACCGGCGACGTTTATCCAAATGCGGGAAGCCATCCGGCTTAGCTCATCTTTCCGGGTGATTCGGCAAATAGTCAAGCTATTGGGAACAATCGGCATGTCCTCGATGAAGAAAATTATTATGGGTGGCAAAACACATCATTAG
- a CDS encoding sulfotransferase yields MNKDKKPILITGSHRSGTTWAGRMIAHSPEVAYIHEPFSVSDAPSKGICNTEFKYWFTYVTDDNDKNYYQPLKDMLAFKYNLIASLKTARNFSMVKQFWQEYRQCARYRHAGSIPLLKDPIAFFSAEWLQKKFAMNIIVLIRHPAAFVSSIKKLNWSHPFSDFLAQDLLMRNILSPFRDEITHYANSQPSIIDQGILLWRIIHHTILQYQQQHPQWFFIRHEDLSREPLTNFAKIFQYINLDMTAKIIKRIEEHSGSENLPDTDSPYTLKRNSQLNIWNWKKRLTPSEIVYIRDHVEGVSKFFYSDADW; encoded by the coding sequence ATGAATAAGGATAAAAAACCTATATTAATCACTGGTTCTCATCGTTCCGGCACAACCTGGGCAGGGAGGATGATTGCACACTCTCCCGAAGTGGCGTATATACACGAACCCTTCAGTGTATCCGATGCCCCCAGCAAAGGGATTTGTAATACAGAGTTCAAATACTGGTTTACTTATGTGACTGATGACAATGACAAGAATTATTACCAGCCTCTAAAGGATATGCTTGCATTCAAATATAACCTGATAGCATCCCTCAAAACCGCAAGAAATTTTTCAATGGTGAAACAGTTTTGGCAGGAATACCGGCAATGTGCCCGCTATCGCCACGCCGGAAGCATTCCTTTACTAAAAGATCCTATCGCCTTTTTTTCTGCCGAATGGTTACAGAAAAAATTTGCGATGAATATTATCGTTTTAATCAGACACCCCGCGGCATTTGTCAGCAGTATTAAAAAACTGAACTGGTCTCATCCCTTTTCTGACTTTTTGGCGCAGGATTTACTGATGAGAAACATTCTCTCCCCGTTTCGTGACGAAATTACTCATTATGCTAATTCCCAACCTTCCATTATAGATCAGGGGATTTTATTATGGAGAATTATTCATCATACCATTCTCCAGTATCAACAGCAGCATCCGCAATGGTTTTTTATCCGCCATGAAGACCTCTCACGGGAACCTTTAACTAATTTTGCGAAGATTTTTCAATATATCAACTTAGACATGACCGCAAAGATAATCAAGAGAATAGAAGAACATAGTGGATCAGAGAATCTACCGGATACCGATTCTCCATATACCCTGAAACGCAATAGTCAGTTAAATATCTGGAACTGGAAGAAAAGATTGACTCCGTCGGAAATCGTGTATATCAGAGACCATGTTGAAGGAGTATCCAAATTTTTTTATTCTGATGCAGATTGGTAG
- a CDS encoding Gfo/Idh/MocA family oxidoreductase, with product MVSSQEMVKVALIGCGAVSQKYYAPALQALEKSRLLQVKVLYDPNEDSLAHLLQNFPEACCVRDLSQISALGIDLAIIASPPRYHARQALELLRTGIAVLCEKPIAGTVAEAQAMIETAAKTSTVLAVGLFRRFFPATQAIHKILSGQILGEIESFDFSEGGYFRWPVKSPAYFKKDTSQGGVLMDIGVHLLDLMQWWFGEPAEIFYADDAMGGVEVNCWLHCKFAQGFTGKIRLSRDCQLPNRYLIRCSKGWIMWEVNNAGTIKLGFTGAQLALKSKIYQTNPGKPDLTADKPCYNFEQSFASQIINVVDALQGKQSLLVPAEEGIKSLKLIEYCYQHRHLMHTPWLNERELITARLLNQQS from the coding sequence ATGGTATCTTCGCAAGAAATGGTCAAGGTAGCCCTCATTGGTTGTGGCGCTGTATCACAAAAATATTATGCCCCGGCTTTACAGGCACTGGAAAAAAGCCGTCTCCTGCAAGTCAAGGTCTTGTATGATCCCAACGAAGATAGTTTGGCCCACCTCCTGCAAAACTTTCCGGAAGCTTGTTGCGTCAGAGATTTGTCACAAATTTCCGCGCTGGGTATCGATCTGGCTATTATTGCTTCACCGCCCCGTTATCATGCCAGGCAGGCTTTGGAGTTACTCAGGACCGGTATTGCCGTGCTTTGTGAAAAACCGATAGCCGGCACTGTCGCTGAAGCACAAGCTATGATTGAGACAGCAGCAAAGACCTCTACTGTACTCGCTGTTGGTTTATTCCGGCGTTTCTTTCCGGCTACTCAAGCGATTCATAAAATTTTATCCGGGCAGATTCTGGGGGAAATTGAGTCTTTTGATTTCTCGGAGGGTGGTTATTTCCGGTGGCCTGTTAAATCTCCTGCTTATTTTAAAAAAGATACTTCTCAGGGCGGGGTGTTAATGGATATTGGGGTACATTTATTAGACTTAATGCAATGGTGGTTCGGGGAGCCGGCAGAAATTTTTTATGCAGATGATGCGATGGGAGGAGTAGAGGTTAATTGCTGGCTACACTGTAAGTTTGCCCAAGGTTTTACGGGGAAAATCAGATTAAGCCGTGATTGTCAATTGCCCAATCGTTATCTGATTCGTTGCAGTAAGGGCTGGATAATGTGGGAGGTAAATAATGCGGGAACGATTAAGCTGGGTTTTACCGGCGCTCAATTAGCCCTAAAATCCAAAATTTATCAAACTAACCCTGGGAAACCTGATCTGACTGCCGATAAACCTTGTTATAATTTTGAACAAAGTTTTGCAAGTCAGATCATAAATGTAGTGGATGCCTTACAAGGCAAACAATCTTTATTAGTACCGGCAGAGGAGGGCATTAAAAGTCTGAAGCTAATAGAATATTGCTATCAGCATCGTCATTTAATGCATACGCCCTGGTTGAATGAGCGGGAACTAATTACAGCACGACTCCTTAATCAACAATCCTGA